The genomic window CTGGCGATCGCCATTTCGTTCTTTGTTGGGCGACGAGCCAGACCCGCCAGGAACAATCGCGTGATTCGGTCTTTAGGCGAGCGTCCTGTTTGGCTGAGCTGCTTCAAAAACGAACCGGGTTCCAAACTGGTCGCGTTCTTCGTCAAGTCGCCGTTGAACAACATCAATGCCTGCGGAATCGAACCGTTGAACGTGGTGGCTTCGGTTCCCTCGTCGTTGCCAAAGGCGACCACGAATTGTGACAGCCAACGACGACGTTCGGCTTCCTGTTCTTCGTAGCTGCCTTTGGATTGTGCGTTGCTGGCGGTAACCATCGATGCGTATAGCTGTTCCGCACTCATCTGGCGCAGATAGAACCGCGAAAATTTTGGTGACTCGCCGATCGTGGGATCGTCCAGTTCGTTGTTCGTTCCCAGGGTGGAAGCAAGCTGGTAAGGACGGCTGAGCGTGATCCAGGTGATGAGCTTCTTCAGGTCGTAACTGGATTGGCGGAATTCTTTGCCGAGATTTTCCAACAGCTCCGGATGCGATGATGGGTTGTGTGGTCCCAAGTCATCGATTGGACGAGTGAACCCGTAGCCCATGAACAACGACCACATTCGGTTGACGATCATTTTGTCCAAGTACTCGCTTTGCAGCATCAACCGGCCCAACTCCTCGCGGCGATTGACGTCCTCCACAAATCCACTTCGTTCAATTTCGGTTCCGTCGGTGAAGACCGGATACGCGACTTTTTGAAGACCGTTGCGAAGTTCATAAAAGACCAAAGCATCTTCTGGGTCGTTGGCTTCCCCACCGAAGTCTTGGTTGACCAGTTCCGCGGACTCGATGTCACGGGTTCCATCGACAAAGCGACGCAGGGCACGCGTTTGACGGAAGAACGCGTTGAACTCCCAGAACTTCTGTTGCTTCCACTGATTGAACGGGTGGTTGTGGCATTGGGTGCACTGAACCTGTTGCCCCAAGAAAATTCGCGACACGCTGCTGGTCGCCAGCGTGCCTTTTTCCTGGTTCACTTTGTCGACCAAGAAGTTCACGGCCCCGTTGAAGTTTGGATTGCCGGGCGTGGTGGATCCTTCCGCGGTCACCAATTCGTACGCCAGTTGGTCGTAGGTCTTGTTGGCCGCGAAACTGTCACGCAGGTACTTCTGCATGCCGGTTCGATTGGTCAAGTCACGACGATCGGTTCCGCCACTGCGTCCGATCAACAAGTTCGTCCAAACGGTGGACCAGTGGTTGGCATATTCTTCGGTGTAGCGATCGTCGTTGAGCAGACGGTCGACCAAGTTGGCTCGTTTGTTCGAATCGCGATCGCCCATGAACTCGCCGAGTTCCTCGAACGATGGGATTCGCCCAATCACGTCCAAGTAAACGCGGCGACACCAAGTCGCATCGTCAACTTCCGATGCGGGCCGAATCGAAAAGTCTCTCCACACCTGTTCGATGGAATCGTTGATCATCACCACCTGAGGCGGTACCGCAGGTTCAGCCGCCGCGGCGCTGGACGACAACGGCGAAGTGACGAGTGATCCCGTGATCAGCAGTCCGGCAATGGACAAAGCGATCGATTTCATGAAAACGCTCGGAGATAGGATTCGAAAAGGACCCGCGGGGCCAATTACCGTGAAGTCAGCCAGCCGATCACTGGAACGCTGTCCAGCGTTGGCGAGCGGCCAATCTTGGTTGCGGCCGATCATGACAGGCAGCCAAACACGGCAGAGTGGTTCTGCGGGCGAGGTAAGAAAAGAACGCCTGGAGCGGTTGAATGTACCCGTCATTGGGCAAATCACCGCGAAAGCGTCCAAACCCCATTCTAATCGAATCCCCAGCGATTTCGTTCATTTCACGGGGGGTGAGAGGCCGGGTTCTGATCCACCCGGCCGCACAATCGGACATTTCGATGGTCATGGATGCCGCGGACAGTTCGCTCGTGTCTGGCGGTCCGTGGCTGAATTCAAAACGTGACCGAAGCGTGAATCAGTTTCGTAGCTGAATCCGGCACAGTTTGTCGTCGGCGGTCATGTATAGCCAGCCTTCGTCGGAATCGAAGGTACAGTTGCTGGTGCGGCCTCCGGTGATGATGCGTCCCAGTCGTTTGCCTTCCGGCGTCATCACGTAGATGCCTCCCGGTCCGCTGGCGAACAAGGTTCCGTCACTGTGAATCGCCATGCCATCGGGAAGGCCGGGGAACTGCTTCATGGCGTCGGATGCATTGCCAAGCACACGACCTTCGCCAAGAGTCCCATTGGACTTCAACGGAAAGGCCATCCAGACCGGGTTCTGAGGATCGCTCTGTGCGACGTACAACGTTTGCTCGTCGGGTGACAATCCAATGCCGTTGGGACGAGCGATCGAATCCGTTAGCAGCGTTGTGTCGCCGGATGGTGTGACACGGTAAACGCCGCAGAAGTCCAATTCGCGTCGCTTGTCTTCGGCCCGTTCGGGCAAGCCGTAGGGTGGATCCGTGAAAAACAAGTTGCCGTTTTTGTCAAAGACCAGATCGTTGGGGCTGTTCAGACGTTTGCCTTGATAGTTGTCGACCAAGGTTTGCTTGCCACCGTCGACGGTCAATACGGACACGCGTCGGTCACCGTGTTCACACATCACCAAACGACCTTTGGCGTCCAGCATCAAACCGTTGCTGCCAGGTTCCAAACCGTAATAGGTGTTGCCCGTGTAGCCGCTGGGCTTGAGGAACAGTTCCACGCCACCACTTTCGGTCCATTTGAAAATGCTGTTGCGAGGAATGTCGCTGAACAGCAACGCGCCTTCATCGCCATCCTTTTTCGCGGGAACCCAAACCGGGCCTTCGGTCCAAGTGAATCCCGATGCCAGAACTTCGATCTTCGCGTCGTCGCTGAGGTACTTTCCGATCCCATCGTCCAGTCGTTCAACGCGACCGATGGTTGAGGGAGTTTGAGCTTGCGAGGTGGTGGTGACGCCGGCGGCGATGAGCACCGCAGTCATGGCGAGCATGCGGTGCAGTCGGTTGATCAACATCATGGTGGGGTTCTCGATGCGGAAGGTGTGGGGGCGGAAGGTGTGGGGGCGGAAGGTGTGGGGAGGGCGGATCGCGAAGCCTCAACGTGAGCCCACTATGGTGAGCTCGCGAATTACGCGAGGCGGCATTTTACTTCATCGTGACAGCGAGAGGTCTTGATGGGACTCTCGCTGCGATCGAACACGAATGGTTGTTCACTCAGCGTCGCTGTAGCGGATGTCACCACGGCGCAGTCGGGATTGCCACTTCTTGATGTCGCTGTTTCGCCGGGCGACGTTTTCTTGGTCCGGACGATAGCCCAACGTGTCGCCGACGATGTCGCGAAGATTTTCGATGGCGAGCACGCGAACCGACATCGAACTGGAACCCAGGTGTTCAATCAGTTCCGCGTCCTTGCCGGCTTCCAATTGTTCGTTGTTGTATCCGACCAGCAATTCGAACAACGTGTCTCCGTCGGCTTGTTCAGCTTTTTGAATTGCTTCATCCAACGCCTTAGCGGCTTCCGCGTCGGATGCCATGTGTTGGCGAAGTTGCTGGAAGTGCTCGGTGAAATAAAGTCGGTGACGCGGGGTGCTGAGAATTCCGTTGGCACCGAAGTAAACATCGGCTCGCCCGATCAGCAACAGAGTCTGTGCCGCGAGAGCTGAGACTTCGACACGCCGGAATGCCATGGCTTCACGCAGTTCCTTTTCGAGTTCGTCGTCGTCGACACCGCCATCGTGGCTGACGAATTCCAACAAACCTTCGCGAGCCGAGGTGACCAACAAGTCGGCTTTTTCGGGCGGGTCGATCCAGTTCGGCAATCGTTCCATGTCGCTGATTTCCGCCGCGGCGTTGCCGCTGGCTCGCCACTGTTGCCCTTCTTCCAATGTCACCGCATCAGCGTTGTCGTCCGATGTGGTGTCGGTGACGGTCAATTGGACGCTGCCCTGAACGGCGATCACTCGGTACACCAACCTGCGGTTGCGCGGCACGCGAGGGTCCATGCCCAAGGGGCGAACGGCGGCCAGTTCAATCGCCAGCACGGTTTGTGATTCTGGGATGGACAACTGGATTTGTTTCGGCCCCAGTTGCAGCTTGGTGGAAACGTCTGGTTCCGTGGATGCGAGCAAGAGGCGTCCGTTATGAAGGGACGTGATCGTTTGAGCCGTTTGATTTGTCTCCTCGGAAGCTTCCGTCGTTTCTTCCTCGGCGTCCGTTTCGGCGTCGACGTCTTCCGTCTCCGACTTCGCGAGAGTCACTCGAGTTGGTCCGGCCAACGTCCATTCGATTCCGTGGTCGCTTTGAAGGATGGGGCGATAGAGCGAAGGGGCCAAAATCATTTGCCCCGATCCAACCGCACGCACGTGCTCGTCCGTCGTGGCATCGGCAGCTTCGTCACCTTCCGCTGGTTGGATGGCCGGCCAGAGTCGCCGCCATGCTTGCGATGTACCGGGAGTGTTCTCGTCCGCATTGGAAGCTTGCTGGATCAACACAACCGCTTGAGCGTTGACCAGCTTCGCAACGGTTTCGCCGGTTGCGGCAGGTGCTTCCACAACGGGCGCCGCCGCGTCTGCGGTGGGATCTGTTTCGGTGGTGTCTGATGCAGCCGCCGATGTTTCTTTCGGAGTGGAATCGTTTGCGTCCATGCCGGGTGGAACGGGCGGTGCCATCTCGACTGGTTGCGGCTCGCTGACATCCGCCGGCTCTGGTTCGTTTGGCGACGGCTGTTTTGGCTCAGTCGTTTCGGCTGGCATGTCCTCCGTGTTTGCTTCCGAGTCGGCGACGGTTTCCGTTGCGGTGTCGTCCGGGACGGGGGCGGGAGCAGGCGAAGTTGAATCAGCGTCCGTCGATGAATCGGTAGGCGTTGGTGGCTTGGGAACCTGTGAGTTGGGAGTCGGGGGCTTGGGTGCTGGGGTCTCCGTGTCGTTTTGTGTCGTGATCGATTCTGCGGGCGAAGATGTGAGATCGTCGCTGGATTGTGCAGCGGAATCGTTTTCGGCTTCGTTGCGTTCGGCGACTCGGCGGTCGATCAGCGGTGCAAAGATTTGTCCGAGAGCATAGAGCAGCACGGCGACCAAGCCCAACGAAACCAACCACGGGGTGATTCGCGAAGGACGCACCATCCCGCCGTAACCTTCTTCTCGCATCATGGCTCGTGTGGTGCGAGCGACCAGCTCGGCTTCGGAGCGAGATGATGTGACTTCGTGGCCGACCGGGTTCCGCAGTCGCGTTGGTGCGTCCGCCACGCCCGAGTCGCTTGGGCCAACGGGCGTGATCGGTTCAGGAGACTGCGTGTCGCTTTGGGCGATTGTCGCCGCATTGGGCGAAGCGACCTCCGCATCGACCACGTCGTCCGCATTGCCATCGGCGGG from Rhodopirellula halodulae includes these protein-coding regions:
- a CDS encoding DUF1549 domain-containing protein, whose translation is MINDSIEQVWRDFSIRPASEVDDATWCRRVYLDVIGRIPSFEELGEFMGDRDSNKRANLVDRLLNDDRYTEEYANHWSTVWTNLLIGRSGGTDRRDLTNRTGMQKYLRDSFAANKTYDQLAYELVTAEGSTTPGNPNFNGAVNFLVDKVNQEKGTLATSSVSRIFLGQQVQCTQCHNHPFNQWKQQKFWEFNAFFRQTRALRRFVDGTRDIESAELVNQDFGGEANDPEDALVFYELRNGLQKVAYPVFTDGTEIERSGFVEDVNRREELGRLMLQSEYLDKMIVNRMWSLFMGYGFTRPIDDLGPHNPSSHPELLENLGKEFRQSSYDLKKLITWITLSRPYQLASTLGTNNELDDPTIGESPKFSRFYLRQMSAEQLYASMVTASNAQSKGSYEEQEAERRRWLSQFVVAFGNDEGTEATTFNGSIPQALMLFNGDLTKNATSLEPGSFLKQLSQTGRSPKDRITRLFLAGLARRPTKNEMAIASKLLVARKGNEAEMLQDMWWAILNSNEFIMQH
- a CDS encoding SMP-30/gluconolactonase/LRE family protein; translated protein: MLAMTAVLIAAGVTTTSQAQTPSTIGRVERLDDGIGKYLSDDAKIEVLASGFTWTEGPVWVPAKKDGDEGALLFSDIPRNSIFKWTESGGVELFLKPSGYTGNTYYGLEPGSNGLMLDAKGRLVMCEHGDRRVSVLTVDGGKQTLVDNYQGKRLNSPNDLVFDKNGNLFFTDPPYGLPERAEDKRRELDFCGVYRVTPSGDTTLLTDSIARPNGIGLSPDEQTLYVAQSDPQNPVWMAFPLKSNGTLGEGRVLGNASDAMKQFPGLPDGMAIHSDGTLFASGPGGIYVMTPEGKRLGRIITGGRTSNCTFDSDEGWLYMTADDKLCRIQLRN